In a genomic window of Sulfurisphaera tokodaii str. 7:
- the cas1 gene encoding CRISPR-associated endonuclease Cas1, with translation MKSLEIADYGVKLSTKGKTFVISKKDGKKVNVSPAEVDQIVIMTSGVTVTSKAIRLALDHGIDIIFLDSRGNPFGRLFHSEPIKTVETRKAQYLAILKGEEEIPREIIKSKIKNQANHIKFWFKKLGIEGNDYKLIEGKDDDEATAARYYWHALGRIIPMKGRDPESTDPFNVSFNYAYAILYSNIQRVLQLVGLDPYAGFIHKDRSGKPSLVYDFSEMFKPVLVDYPLVSLFINGFIPNVKDGILDAESRKKIAEAVINAMNGKVKDEGGDVRTGIQAMRAYALKLASALRGEEKFKGFVKVW, from the coding sequence ATGAAATCTTTAGAAATTGCTGATTACGGTGTTAAGCTCTCCACGAAAGGGAAAACTTTTGTAATTTCTAAAAAAGACGGTAAGAAGGTAAACGTTTCTCCTGCAGAAGTGGATCAAATAGTGATAATGACTTCTGGTGTTACTGTCACGTCTAAGGCAATAAGGCTAGCGTTAGATCACGGGATAGACATTATCTTTCTAGACTCTAGAGGAAACCCTTTTGGCAGACTTTTCCATTCAGAACCCATAAAGACGGTAGAAACAAGAAAAGCCCAGTATTTGGCAATACTTAAAGGTGAGGAAGAGATACCGAGAGAGATTATAAAATCTAAGATTAAGAACCAGGCTAATCACATTAAGTTCTGGTTTAAAAAGCTGGGTATTGAGGGGAACGATTACAAATTGATTGAGGGAAAAGACGATGATGAAGCTACAGCAGCTAGGTACTATTGGCATGCGTTAGGCAGAATAATACCAATGAAAGGTAGAGATCCAGAAAGTACTGATCCATTTAACGTATCCTTTAACTATGCATACGCAATCCTATACTCAAACATACAAAGGGTTTTGCAACTAGTAGGATTAGACCCTTATGCTGGGTTTATTCACAAAGATAGAAGCGGTAAGCCCAGTCTCGTATACGACTTTTCAGAGATGTTTAAGCCAGTGCTTGTCGATTACCCCTTAGTCTCTCTCTTTATTAACGGTTTCATACCTAACGTAAAAGATGGTATACTTGATGCTGAGAGTAGAAAGAAGATAGCTGAGGCTGTGATAAATGCTATGAACGGTAAGGTTAAGGATGAAGGAGGAGATGTAAGGACTGGGATTCAAGCAATGAGGGCATATGCGTTAAAGCTCGCTTCAGCATTAAGGGGTGAGGAAAAGTTTAAGGGGTTTGTGAAGGTGTGGTGA
- a CDS encoding thermopsin, with protein MKKPLLILALILLSLSLLQPKAYISPSNFILPPNYYEEIPVNTNGGLYIYLYANSTVYFTIKGTNYSDVASSFYSYFPLPPGSYCIIVSNNVSNSVVDVQLYYGSGRPAPTGIADYGIELNGGTVKPYVEEFNGVIGVAQIYSISALNGTNYGASLQLNTVLQVNTAQGTQQYWLQNVIQFITNESIYRYVDNVWNFTSSPSELNSSLIHGEGYVYTTGILSPCSYYAYATQYFNMTYPFYAVLFISVQTIPQGVLVHFGYLNGSMTVWYDNVTINISGIESAYLLVDGYNVTGSGNAYDTELVFGGISKGEITYYNSLSAMLYFVYVNSTNVITPKALLPFGLDTAEASDNLFTTPYQGVYKVKVGNGEETYIPTISTPFKAQIINGSKEIDLGQRDYITVNVTGGQPPYLINIGNKSFIDFYVGNYTISYEPSIGNQSLQINVYDLKGDENTLYYNLTVNPDPVVGVKISNVTDVGIPIVAIANASLGTKPYHFAWYINGNLVGKDNVLKFNFSSVGTYNVTFVFTDSAGYEIEKEFEVTINPDPIVNASLSANKTDVGVPINLSLNYSLGTQPYKTYIYLNGSLINEKSINFSKPGVYNLTVVVIDSAGYKVIHTFYVTVIKDPQLSVNVVTTGNFFIENSGVTLSGITSGGIPPYTYYVYLNGKLIYTENSLSGYSLSLNIGNNNVTVVVKDSLGVVSEQSYLLNTSYNLTDIAVVAILIIVAIVAIVVIVRRK; from the coding sequence ATGAAAAAGCCTTTACTTATCTTAGCGTTAATCCTACTCTCTCTATCCCTACTCCAACCTAAGGCATACATATCTCCGTCAAACTTCATCCTACCGCCAAATTATTATGAAGAAATCCCAGTTAACACCAACGGTGGTCTTTACATCTATCTCTACGCTAACTCTACTGTCTATTTCACAATAAAAGGGACAAATTATAGTGATGTTGCCTCATCCTTTTATTCCTACTTCCCTTTACCCCCAGGGTCTTATTGCATAATAGTGAGCAACAATGTGAGCAATAGCGTAGTCGACGTTCAGCTTTATTACGGCTCTGGTAGACCAGCGCCAACTGGAATCGCAGATTACGGCATTGAGTTAAACGGTGGAACCGTTAAACCTTACGTGGAGGAGTTTAATGGAGTAATCGGTGTGGCACAAATTTACTCCATTTCTGCACTAAACGGTACTAATTACGGTGCTAGCTTACAGTTGAACACTGTACTACAAGTAAACACTGCACAAGGTACCCAGCAATACTGGTTACAGAACGTAATACAGTTTATTACTAATGAGAGTATATACCGCTATGTAGATAACGTTTGGAACTTCACTTCCTCTCCCAGCGAGCTTAACTCCAGCCTTATACACGGTGAGGGTTATGTATACACTACTGGTATACTATCCCCTTGTTCCTATTATGCCTACGCTACACAGTACTTTAATATGACTTATCCCTTTTACGCCGTCCTTTTCATATCCGTACAGACTATACCACAAGGCGTTTTAGTTCACTTCGGTTATTTAAACGGTAGTATGACAGTTTGGTACGATAACGTTACAATAAACATTTCCGGTATTGAATCAGCTTACCTTTTAGTTGATGGCTATAATGTAACCGGTAGTGGTAACGCTTACGATACCGAACTCGTTTTCGGAGGAATAAGTAAAGGTGAAATAACTTACTATAACTCCCTCAGCGCTATGCTCTACTTTGTCTACGTTAACTCTACTAACGTCATTACGCCCAAAGCCCTTTTACCATTCGGTTTAGATACTGCAGAGGCTTCTGATAACTTATTCACGACTCCTTATCAAGGGGTTTATAAAGTGAAAGTTGGTAACGGTGAAGAGACTTACATACCCACTATTTCAACCCCCTTCAAAGCACAAATAATTAACGGAAGTAAAGAGATAGATTTAGGGCAGAGGGATTACATTACCGTTAATGTAACAGGCGGTCAACCTCCATATCTCATAAATATAGGTAATAAGAGTTTTATTGACTTCTACGTCGGGAATTACACAATAAGCTACGAACCGAGTATAGGTAATCAATCCCTCCAAATCAACGTTTACGACTTAAAAGGCGATGAGAACACCCTTTACTATAACCTTACTGTTAACCCAGATCCTGTCGTTGGAGTTAAAATAAGTAACGTCACTGATGTAGGAATACCTATAGTGGCAATAGCAAACGCTAGTTTAGGTACTAAACCTTACCACTTTGCATGGTACATTAACGGTAATTTAGTAGGCAAAGATAACGTTTTAAAATTCAATTTCAGTTCAGTTGGGACTTATAACGTGACTTTTGTGTTTACTGACTCAGCGGGGTATGAGATAGAAAAAGAGTTCGAGGTTACCATTAATCCAGACCCAATAGTTAATGCAAGCTTAAGTGCAAATAAGACTGACGTAGGAGTTCCAATTAATTTAAGCTTAAATTACAGCCTCGGTACACAGCCTTACAAGACTTACATTTACTTAAACGGTAGTCTAATAAATGAAAAATCGATAAACTTCAGTAAACCAGGTGTTTATAACCTTACTGTAGTAGTAATAGACTCAGCAGGGTATAAAGTGATTCACACATTCTACGTGACTGTTATTAAAGACCCTCAGTTATCTGTAAACGTCGTGACTACGGGTAATTTCTTCATAGAGAATAGCGGTGTAACGCTAAGCGGAATTACTTCAGGCGGAATCCCTCCTTACACTTATTATGTCTACTTAAACGGTAAATTAATATACACAGAGAATTCGCTGAGCGGTTATAGCTTATCATTAAACATAGGAAATAATAACGTGACAGTAGTAGTCAAGGACTCTTTGGGAGTAGTTTCAGAACAATCGTATCTGTTAAATACATCTTATAACTTAACAGACATAGCAGTAGTGGCAATATTAATTATCGTGGCCATTGTAGCAATAGTAGTGATAGTAAGGAGGAAATAA
- a CDS encoding DUF5658 family protein → MNKVKILWLIFILANIYDALFSFIAWHYPSVVELNPIINFFRVDGYLSMLKVTLGLKLMLFSAVYFITERVKQKTPILTIAVAVILLAVIWDTLDFLIFGSF, encoded by the coding sequence ATGAACAAGGTTAAGATTCTTTGGTTAATCTTTATCTTAGCAAATATTTATGATGCACTGTTTTCATTTATTGCCTGGCATTATCCTTCCGTTGTAGAATTGAATCCCATAATAAACTTCTTCAGAGTAGATGGTTATTTGTCGATGCTTAAAGTAACCTTGGGACTGAAGCTAATGCTATTCTCGGCAGTCTATTTTATAACCGAAAGAGTCAAGCAAAAAACGCCAATACTAACTATAGCCGTAGCAGTGATATTGCTTGCAGTAATATGGGATACCTTAGATTTTCTCATTTTTGGCTCTTTTTAA
- a CDS encoding zinc-ribbon domain-containing protein has product MIKCPRCGYDNPDNALYCAICGYPLTTQQPTPQSPYH; this is encoded by the coding sequence ATGATAAAGTGTCCAAGATGTGGATACGATAACCCAGATAATGCCTTATACTGTGCAATATGCGGTTATCCACTTACAACACAACAGCCAACCCCACAATCGCCATACCATTAA
- a CDS encoding CRISPR-associated transcriptional regulator Csa3: MKSYIFTVGIHEDFAVRRLVSTNVGRDDVIVVLVKSPITGGNRRAINGLSAVMSKMGLRDAVVKEIEVKDIFHVVDQVSEILKEVKDPLIVDISGGESKTLAIGTILAVAVNKRVGRIYLEEDEEVSFQIEDFRTAAEGLSSELLKVLSTVVANPGIRHEVIAEMTGKKLKTTMNVVGILKKKRLVYQKGRGDGIYPTKLGILISKLNQENNRK, from the coding sequence GTGAAGTCCTATATATTTACTGTTGGCATTCATGAGGACTTTGCTGTAAGGAGACTTGTCTCCACAAATGTGGGAAGAGATGACGTTATAGTTGTTTTAGTAAAGTCACCAATAACTGGTGGTAATAGAAGGGCTATTAACGGTTTAAGTGCTGTAATGAGCAAGATGGGTTTGAGAGATGCTGTGGTAAAAGAAATTGAGGTTAAGGATATATTTCATGTGGTTGACCAGGTAAGTGAAATATTGAAAGAAGTAAAAGATCCCTTAATTGTTGACATCTCTGGAGGTGAAAGTAAGACCTTAGCGATAGGGACAATTTTAGCGGTAGCAGTAAACAAGAGAGTGGGCAGAATTTACCTTGAAGAGGATGAAGAAGTAAGTTTCCAAATTGAGGATTTTAGGACTGCAGCTGAGGGATTGAGCAGCGAACTCTTGAAGGTTTTGAGTACAGTCGTAGCCAATCCTGGGATAAGACATGAAGTAATAGCTGAGATGACTGGGAAGAAACTTAAAACTACTATGAATGTAGTAGGGATATTAAAAAAGAAAAGACTAGTTTATCAGAAGGGTAGAGGAGATGGAATTTATCCTACGAAGCTTGGGATATTGATAAGTAAATTAAATCAAGAAAATAATAGAAAATAA
- the cas4a gene encoding type I-A CRISPR-associated protein Cas4/Csa1 — MIWRQQLKRLHRIREMDPVPDELRGWHYYSPPVKPKAYLGLTMGEIAYDYCPTKRDVYVRRVLNQKGSERAQLVFGQAIHKVFSKALNDVRISYVLGKDPYQIVKESYLESEFCPQEISEYCRKVYGNLILFWSSWLAEAKAFYGGDSVGFLPWATEVRVDGSAIGLSDRLTVDALGEFTVVEVKSGKREEFHKLALAGYALAIESVLELPVDYGLLVYINGFPNDVEIKFESYYISPDMRREILDKRDEIIEMVLNGRDPGKPVKCPETCPFYEVCWK; from the coding sequence ATGATCTGGAGACAGCAGCTGAAGAGATTACACAGGATTAGGGAGATGGATCCAGTACCAGACGAACTTAGGGGATGGCACTACTACTCTCCTCCAGTAAAGCCTAAAGCTTATTTAGGTTTAACAATGGGTGAAATTGCATATGACTATTGCCCTACAAAGAGAGATGTATACGTAAGGAGAGTATTAAACCAAAAGGGAAGTGAAAGGGCACAACTGGTTTTCGGTCAAGCTATACATAAGGTCTTTAGTAAAGCCTTAAACGATGTTAGGATCTCTTACGTCCTCGGTAAGGACCCTTATCAGATTGTAAAAGAAAGCTATCTTGAATCAGAGTTTTGCCCACAAGAAATATCTGAGTACTGTAGGAAAGTATACGGTAATTTAATCCTTTTCTGGTCCTCATGGCTCGCCGAGGCTAAAGCGTTTTATGGAGGCGACTCTGTTGGTTTCTTACCGTGGGCAACAGAAGTTAGAGTTGACGGTTCAGCCATCGGATTGTCTGATAGGCTTACAGTGGACGCATTAGGTGAGTTTACCGTAGTTGAGGTTAAATCTGGAAAGAGGGAGGAGTTCCATAAACTCGCCTTAGCGGGTTATGCTTTAGCTATAGAATCAGTCCTAGAACTTCCAGTCGATTACGGGCTCCTTGTTTACATAAACGGTTTCCCTAATGACGTGGAGATAAAATTTGAGAGTTATTATATATCTCCAGATATGAGGAGAGAAATTCTGGATAAAAGAGATGAGATCATAGAAATGGTTCTTAATGGCAGAGATCCGGGTAAGCCAGTAAAATGCCCAGAGACTTGTCCGTTTTACGAGGTGTGTTGGAAATGA
- the cas2 gene encoding CRISPR-associated endonuclease Cas2 encodes MWVIVVYDISDDEKRNKIARELQRLGLSRIQRSAFVGDIDSQRFKDLVRIMGKLVTGKDDILHIIPLGLRDWERRVVINGDSVRREAVSLL; translated from the coding sequence ATGTGGGTCATCGTAGTTTACGATATTTCAGATGATGAAAAGAGGAATAAGATTGCTAGAGAATTACAGAGGCTCGGATTAAGCAGGATACAGAGAAGTGCATTTGTGGGAGATATTGACTCGCAGCGGTTTAAGGATTTAGTTAGAATTATGGGTAAGCTAGTTACCGGAAAGGATGATATACTCCATATAATACCCTTAGGATTGAGGGATTGGGAAAGGAGAGTGGTTATAAATGGTGACAGTGTCAGACGTGAAGCAGTATCACTTCTGTAA
- the cas4 gene encoding CRISPR-associated protein Cas4 encodes MVTVSDVKQYHFCKAIPWINYVMGYREPSTFSMEEGKKISYEEVVKSLNLTTPVKYEVCLSYNGLSGCIDILAGDRKYTVVEVKAFKRGNFSHFRYQLLAYAYLVRKRLGIVERAILVMEGKKVLEIEPTEEHYRYIENVVKKIEEIVNSEKLPAVNVEKCDFCQYRRICPVSVWS; translated from the coding sequence ATGGTGACAGTGTCAGACGTGAAGCAGTATCACTTCTGTAAGGCTATACCATGGATAAACTATGTGATGGGCTATCGCGAACCTAGTACATTCTCAATGGAGGAAGGAAAGAAGATATCTTACGAGGAAGTTGTTAAGTCACTGAACCTTACTACACCAGTGAAATATGAAGTGTGCTTAAGCTATAACGGGCTTTCAGGCTGCATTGACATCTTAGCTGGGGATAGAAAGTATACGGTAGTTGAGGTAAAAGCGTTTAAGAGGGGTAACTTTTCCCATTTCAGATACCAGCTTTTAGCTTATGCATATCTGGTAAGGAAGAGGTTAGGTATTGTAGAAAGGGCTATATTAGTGATGGAAGGAAAGAAAGTCCTTGAAATAGAGCCCACAGAGGAACACTACAGATATATAGAAAACGTAGTTAAGAAGATTGAGGAGATAGTAAATAGCGAGAAGTTACCAGCGGTAAATGTAGAGAAGTGTGACTTCTGTCAGTACAGGAGAATTTGCCCAGTTAGTGTGTGGTCTTAA
- a CDS encoding YncE family protein gives MSGKKALFLLVAMLLAESLQAFSLIINLYTGPSIGYLVSAAVNPSNGYIYAVDSQHNDVVIFDPYNYSFIGTINVGVEPIYITYANGYFYVVNNKSGTISVINPQTNTLVKTIYVGGSPQSVVVDLKNGYLYVVDNGIEIFTQSGQEVATLLKGFTITSIVFDPYTGFVYVAGNNPFVVPNNIVSQINGTKILRNVSMFIYAPSQLVVGNNEVYGISTTSINVFNPYNISNYTTHSLSLILSFPCAVVYALGNIYAFSEGYEAVYVINVSNGQVSTLTPSAIYVGFSLSFSLPGQISDIVYDPKTNMLYVTGTPPNPIYVINPITGAYLAIGSQIQAQYAVYDNVTGDLYVANYQADSIYVLNNGKVIGIIPSINSPSLITYNTYNGVLYITNGGELVAENPYNGSILWKASAGKDAVALLYDPVDNLIYVADNSSNLVLAISPSNGSVISAIQVGNNPVALTYDPQNGLVYVANYNNESLSVINGTELITTIEVPFKPTAVAYGDGIILVGGEKVVSKPYSFPVILNYYLAGIEGVKTQFTIELNSTPELIAYYKGYAIITTSGLFNPVKLLVVNPSNGQIVSEKSVNVSFPTSVTIDPNEGLVYITEEYPYNQIYAISFNNLISTPPISSNTTTIPTTTTSSSTTFTYTSTSISSKTTTQIYSSTESAVPSSSSGSSSFLIIIAVIIVVIAGVIIALRRR, from the coding sequence ATGAGTGGAAAGAAGGCTTTATTCCTATTGGTAGCTATGTTACTAGCTGAATCCCTCCAAGCATTTTCATTAATAATAAATCTTTATACTGGTCCGTCTATAGGGTATCTTGTATCGGCTGCTGTTAACCCCAGTAACGGTTATATATATGCTGTTGACTCACAACATAACGATGTGGTCATCTTCGATCCCTACAACTACTCATTTATTGGTACTATTAATGTAGGTGTTGAGCCAATATACATTACTTATGCTAACGGATACTTTTATGTAGTTAATAATAAATCGGGGACTATAAGTGTCATAAATCCACAAACAAACACGTTAGTAAAGACTATCTATGTTGGAGGGTCTCCTCAAAGTGTTGTTGTTGATCTCAAGAACGGATACTTGTATGTAGTCGATAATGGCATAGAAATCTTTACCCAAAGTGGGCAAGAAGTAGCGACACTCCTCAAAGGTTTCACTATTACCTCAATTGTATTTGACCCCTATACTGGCTTTGTATATGTTGCAGGAAATAATCCGTTTGTGGTACCAAACAATATCGTTTCCCAAATTAACGGCACTAAAATATTACGTAACGTTTCAATGTTTATTTATGCACCATCACAGCTTGTTGTTGGAAATAATGAGGTCTATGGTATAAGTACTACATCGATTAACGTATTTAATCCTTATAATATTTCAAACTACACAACGCATAGTCTAAGTTTGATATTGAGCTTTCCTTGTGCTGTCGTATATGCTTTAGGTAATATTTATGCATTTTCAGAGGGTTATGAAGCAGTATATGTAATAAACGTGTCTAATGGACAAGTCTCAACCCTAACGCCATCTGCTATATATGTAGGTTTTTCACTAAGTTTCTCATTGCCTGGCCAAATATCTGATATAGTTTATGATCCTAAAACTAACATGCTTTATGTTACTGGAACTCCTCCTAATCCAATTTATGTCATTAACCCTATAACTGGTGCCTATCTAGCTATAGGATCGCAAATACAAGCTCAATATGCTGTGTACGATAATGTAACTGGAGACCTATATGTTGCAAACTATCAAGCTGATTCGATATATGTTTTGAATAATGGTAAGGTGATAGGTATAATTCCTAGCATAAATAGTCCTTCATTAATTACCTATAATACGTATAACGGAGTACTTTATATTACTAATGGAGGGGAATTAGTAGCAGAAAACCCATATAATGGTAGTATACTTTGGAAAGCAAGTGCTGGGAAAGATGCAGTTGCACTACTTTATGACCCGGTAGATAACTTGATATATGTAGCAGATAATTCTTCTAACCTTGTCTTAGCCATAAGCCCTTCAAATGGGTCTGTGATCTCAGCAATACAAGTGGGGAATAATCCGGTAGCTTTAACTTATGATCCTCAGAATGGACTAGTTTACGTTGCAAATTATAACAATGAGTCTTTATCAGTTATAAACGGGACTGAGTTAATAACAACAATAGAAGTACCATTTAAGCCTACAGCAGTAGCTTATGGTGATGGAATAATTTTAGTTGGTGGAGAAAAAGTAGTCAGTAAACCCTATTCTTTCCCAGTCATATTAAATTACTACTTAGCTGGTATTGAAGGTGTAAAAACTCAATTTACTATAGAATTAAATAGTACTCCAGAATTAATTGCCTATTATAAGGGATATGCGATCATAACTACTAGTGGGCTTTTCAATCCTGTAAAACTACTCGTAGTTAATCCCTCTAATGGACAAATAGTTAGCGAAAAGAGCGTTAACGTAAGTTTTCCGACATCAGTAACTATAGATCCCAATGAAGGTTTGGTATACATTACTGAAGAATATCCTTATAATCAGATATATGCAATATCTTTTAACAATCTCATTTCAACTCCACCAATTTCATCAAACACTACTACAATACCAACAACTACAACAAGTTCGTCTACAACATTTACATATACTAGCACGTCCATAAGTAGTAAGACTACAACTCAGATCTACTCTTCGACTGAGTCAGCAGTACCCTCAAGTAGTTCGGGAAGTTCTTCATTCCTAATCATTATAGCTGTAATAATAGTAGTAATTGCGGGTGTAATAATAGCCCTCAGAAGAAGATGA